Proteins from one Primulina huaijiensis isolate GDHJ02 chromosome 18, ASM1229523v2, whole genome shotgun sequence genomic window:
- the LOC140964952 gene encoding probable calcium-binding protein CML29: MAHSILTEIESLTQALRLLEAFHAFDSDNDGSIDAQELNGIMGSLGYNLSGQDINDMMQKGDTNKDGLLNISEFLDLNVQNLGFGDFGSALKSGLQELKLKEDDLVSGEELCEVIENVGIELSLDDCEDIVASIGGDGHAGTISFQDLELIVNALV; the protein is encoded by the coding sequence ATGGCTCACTCCATCCTCACCGAAATCGAGTCACTAACGCAAGCCTTAAGGCTCTTAGAAGCCTTCCATGCCTTCGACTCAGATAACGACGGTTCGATCGACGCTCAAGAGCTAAACGGGATCATGGGATCACTTGGGTACAACCTAAGTGGACAAGATATCAATGACATGATGCAGAAGGGAGACACAAACAAAGATGGGCTACTGAATATATCGGAGTTTCTTGATTTGAACGTTCAAAACTTGGGTTTTGGCGATTTCGGAAGCGCACTGAAAAGTGGTTTGCAAGAACTGAAGTTGAAAGAGGATGATTTGGTGTCAGGGGAAGAGTTGTGTGAAGTCATAGAGAATGTGGGGATTGAATTGTCTTTGGATGATTGTGAAGATATTGTGGCATCAATAGGTGGAGATGGGCATGCAGGGACAATAAGTTTTCAAGATTTGGAATTGATTGTGAATGCACTTGTTTGA
- the LOC140963987 gene encoding uncharacterized protein yields MAQSYHKQIKPFKHALSLIKEFHAADSDKNGSINAQELEKIRGLPLTKVANIRATLRRNGELSIPMFLDLCVDKFGPTDEFGKALKSAITRMNSGRGTLTGEELRNAMVGEGIQFSPSDSEELVASITNFGTQAVISFKDLELVVNALV; encoded by the coding sequence ATGGCTCAGTCCTACCACAAACAAATCAAGCCGTTCAAGCATGCCTTAAGTCTCATCAAAGAATTCCATGCTGCCGATTCCGACAAGAATGGATCGATCAATGCTCAAGAACTTGAAAAAATCAGAGGATTACCTCTGACGAAAGTGGCGAATATCAGGGCCACGTTGCGCAGAAACGGGGAACTAAGCATCCCAATGTTTCTTGATCTGTGCGTCGACAAATTCGGCCCTACTGATGAATTCGGAAAAGCACTTAAAAGTGCTATAACGCGTATGAACTCGGGAAGGGGTACTTTGACAGGGGAAGAACTGCGTAACGCTATGGTCGGAGAAGGGATTCAGTTCTCTCCCTCTGATTCTGAAGAACTCGTGGCATCAATTACTAATTTTGGGACTCAAGCTGTTATAAGTTTCAAGGATTTGGAACTTGTGGTGAATGCCCTtgtttga